A part of Aspergillus oryzae RIB40 DNA, chromosome 7 genomic DNA contains:
- a CDS encoding TPR domain protein (TPR repeat): MGCCCSRSKSSSSPSPTSPPNEMEDVRPTLQSLIAESDALLEENRWVEARGKLDQAVQLSEQQQGPDHEDTLETKAILAYNLRKHGEYQEAEQIDREVHATRLRVSGPDHTETAKALNNIALDLKGLASYHQQCRFGDAARLHEKTLELRVKTLGRDHFETIMAMDLLGVDCRELGQVEKAARYQEEALELATNSLGEGSETTLRCSINLASTYQAFGTADGQQKALTLLERALDLSRRNLGEESPETVGTMNNLAVAYVKADRLDDAYPLLKAAYDINRKTLGPDHPKTRASEGNYNYVMEKLGLTQANIFGA, from the exons AtgggctgttgttgcagcAGATCAAAATCGAGTAGCTCACCAAGCCCTACATCTCCGCCAAACGAAATGGAAGACGTCAGGCCAACGTTACAAAGCCTAATAGCGGAAAGTGACGCTCTACTAGAGGAGAACAGATGGGTCGAGGCGCGCGGAAAGCTGGACCAGGCCGTACAGCTCTCagagcagcagcaaggaCCCGACCACGAGGATACGctagaaacaaaagcaattCTGGCCTACAATCTCCGCAAGCACGGCGAGTATCAGGAAGCCGAGCAGATAGACCGTGAAGTGCATGCTACCCGCCTGAGAGTCTCTGGACCGGATCACACCGAGACTGCTAAGGCATTGAATAATATTGCGCTGGATTTGAAAGGTCTTGCTAG CTATCACCAGCAGTGTCGGTTTGGTGATGCTGCCAGGTTGCATGAGAAGACGCTCGAGCTCCGGGTAAAGACACTTGGTCGAGACCACTTTGAAACAATCATGGCTATGGATCTGCTTGGTGTTGACTGTCGCGAGTTAGGTCAGGTGGAGAAAGCTGCGAGGTACCAGGAGGAAGCGCTTGAGCTTGCGACAAACAGTCTGGGCGAAGGGAGTGAGACTACCCTTCGGTGTTCGATAAACCTAGCGTCAACGTACCAGGCATTTGGGACGGCCGATGGACAACAGAAAGCATTAACCTTGCTGGAGCGGGCTCTGGATCTATCGCGCCGGAACCTGGGTGAAGAAAGTCCGGAGACGGTGGGCACCATGAACAATCTCGCGGTGGCGTATGTTAAGGCGGACAGACTAGACGATGCTTACCCCTTATTGAAAGCAGCTTATGATATAAATCGAAAGACGCTGGGTCCAGATCATCCGAAGACCCGAGCGTCGGAGGGCAACTATAACTATGTTAtggagaagcttggtttAACTCAGGCTAACATATTCGGCGCCTGA
- a CDS encoding cell wall mannoprotein 1 family protein (predicted protein), with translation MHFHRLLVLAAGLLTTATSAPTELFKRDAAGVVDAVAEIADKMTTLNTTVTGYQGGVLGTGTALKIEFQSIQLSHALKDAISTTEDSQNFTGDESNKVAAAFIDLQPKISSTLNNIVSKKPQFDTGLLGIGSVSFLVKWNLQQEKDLSADLGQAVVAKLAEPGALQRWPPSGIF, from the exons ATGCACTTCCACCGTCTCCTGGTCTTGGCCGCCGGGCTCCTGACAACGGCAACATCAGCACCCACCGAACTCTTCAAACGCGATGCCGCAGGCGTAGTAGATGCTGTGGCAGAGATCGCTGACAAAATGACGACCCTAAATACCACAGTCACGGGTTACCAAGGCGGAGTGCTCGGAACCGGAACAGCCCTGAAGATTGAGTTCCAGTCCATCCAACTCAGCCACGCCCTGAAAGATGCCATCTCGACCACTGAAGATTCCCAAAACTTCACCGGCGATGAGTCCAATAAGGTTGCCGCTGCTTTTATTGATCTGCAACCCAAGATCTCTTCAACTCTCAATAACATTGTCTCCAAGAAACCTCAGTTCGACACAGGGCTCCTCGGCATCGGGTCCGTCTCATTCTTGGTCAAGTGGAACTTGCAACAGGAGAAGGACTTGTCGGCGGACTTGGGgcaggctgttgttgctaAGCTGGCGGAGCC GGGAGCTTTGCAGAGGTGGCCTCCTTCTGGCATATTCTGA